A single Lolium perenne isolate Kyuss_39 chromosome 6, Kyuss_2.0, whole genome shotgun sequence DNA region contains:
- the LOC127305391 gene encoding large ribosomal subunit protein uL14, whose product MSKRGRGGSAGNKFRMSLGLPVAATINCADNTGAKNLYIISVKGIKGRLNRLPSACVGDMVMATVKKGKPDLRKKVMPAVVVRQRKPWRRKDGVFMYFEDNAGVIVNPKGEMKGSAITGPIGKECADLWPRIASAANAIV is encoded by the exons ATGTCGAAGCGAG GGCGCGGAGGTTCCGCTGGTAACAAGTTCCGGATGTCGCTGGGTCTGCCCGTGGCAGCCACCATCAACTGTGCTGATAACACTGGAGCCAAGAACCTGTACATCATTTCAGTGAAGGGGATCAAGGGACGACTTAACAGGCTTCCTTCTGCCTGTGTTGGTGACATGGTGATGGCCACTGTGAAGAAAGGGAAGCCTGACCTGAGGAAGAAGGTCATGCCAGCTGTCGTCGTGAGGCAGCGCAAGCCATGGCGCCGAAAGGACGGTGTCTTCATGTACTTTGAAG ACAACGCTGGAGTCATTGTGAACCCAAAGGGAGAGATGAAAG GTTCTGCCATCACTGGACCTATCGGCAAGGAGTGTGCTGATCTGTGGCCCAGGATCGCCAGCGCGGCGAATGCAATTGTCTAA